AGGTGCCGGAGGGGCGCCGCATCTTCGGGCGGCTCTCGGTCCTGGAAAATCTGGAGATGGGCGCGTTTACGCGGACGGACGCGGGTGAGATTCGGGAGGATCTCGCCCGCGTCTTTGCCCTTTTCCCCCGCCTGAAGGAGCGGATGCACCAGGTCGCCGGCACGCTCTCCGGGGGGGAGCAGCAGATGCTCGCCATGGGCCGCGCGCTGATGGCCCGGCCCAAGGTGCTGCTGATGGACGAGCCGTCGATGGGGCTGGCTCCCATCCTGGTCGAGCAGATCTTCGAGGCGATCCTCGACATCAACCGTCAGGGGACGACGATCCTGCTCGTCGAACAGAACGCCTATATGGCGCTGACCATCGCCGACCGCGGCTACGTCCTCCAGACCGGCGGCATCGTCCTCCAAGGCGAGGCGGCCCAGCTCGCCGCCAACGAGGAGGTCAAGCGTGCCTACCTGGGAGAGTGAGGGCGTGCTCCGGGGGACGCTAGAGGAGGTGGGGTGCGTGTCGGTCACAGAGACGCGGCAGGGGACGGTGACGCGGTTGACGGGAGGCCAGGCCCTGGTCGCGTGCCTCAAGGCGCAGGGGATCGAGGTGGTGTTCGGCCTGCCGGGGGTGCAGCTGGACTGGCTGTTCGACGCGCTCTACCTCGAGCGTGACGCGATCCGCGTGGTGCACACGCGCCACGAACAGGCGACCTCTTACATGGCCGACGGTTACGCCCGCACCACCGGCCGGGTGGGCGTCTGCGTGATGGTGCCCGGACCGGGCGTATTGAACGCCACCGCCGGGCTGGCGACGGCCTACGCCTGCTCGTCCCCGGTCCTGTGCTTGACCGGGCAGATCCCCTCCAAGCTGATCGGCGTCGGCCGCGGCCTGCTGCATGAGATCCGAGACCAGCTGGGGGCGCTCCGGTCGGTGACCAAGTGGGCGGCCCGGGCCAGCACACCCGAGGAGATCCCCGGGGTGGTGCTTGAGGCCTTTCGACAGCTGCACACCGGGCACGTGCGGCCGGTGGCGATCGAGGTTCCGCTGGATACGCTGGCGGCCACCGCGGACGTCACCCTAATCGGCCGCGTCGCGGGGGAGCGCCGGACCGGCGACGCCGACGCGATCGAACGCGCGGCCAAGGTGTTGGGCGCCGCCGAGCGCCCGAGCATCTTCGTTGGCGGCGGCGTGATTCGGGCGGAGGCCTGGGAGCCCCTGGGGCAACTGGCGGAGATGCTGCAGGCGCCGGTGGTCATGTCGAGCAACGGCAAGGGGGCGCTCTCCGACCGGCACTACCTCGCCCACACCATGGTCGCCGCCCAGGATCTGCTGCCGCAGTCCGACGCGGTGCTGATCTGCGGGACGCGCTTCCTCCAACCGGCGAACTCGACGTGGGGCCCGACGTGGAGCCGGCGCGACGGGCAGACGCTGGTTCAGATCGACATCGATCCTGAGGAGATCGGCCGCAACTGCACGCCCGCGATCGGCATCGAGGCCGACGCGCGGTGGGGGCTCGAGGAGCTCGTCGCCCGGGTGCCGCGCCACAACCGGAAGCGGGGATCCCGCCGCGACGAGATGCTCGCGGAGAAGCAGCGGGCCGACGCGCTCCTCCAGGCCGTCCAGCCCCAGGCCGCCTTCGCCGCCGTCATTCGCGAGGCGCTGCCCGAGGACGGGATCCTGGTGTGCGAGAGCACCCAGGTGGGCTACTGGGCGCAGTACGGCGGGTTCCCGGTCTATCTGCCCCGGACGTTCCTGACCTCCGGGTACCAGGGGACGCTGGGGTACGGGTTTGCCACCGCGCTCGGCGCGCAGGTGGGCGCCCCCGGCCGGAAGGTCGTGTCCATCAACGGAGACGGGGGCTTCATGTACACGATGCAGGAGCTGTCGACGGTGGTTCGCCACGGGATCAACGTCGTCGCGATCGTCTTCAACGACAACGCGTTCGGCAACGTCCGCCGCATTCAGCGGGATTCCTTCGGCGGCCGCCTGATCGCTTCGGACCTCGTCAATCCGGACTTCCTGAAGCTGGCCGAGGCGTTTGGGGTCGACGGCTACCGCGCCGAGGGGCCGGAGGGCCTGCGGCCGGTGTTAAGCCGAGCGCTCGGCAACGACCGTCCGGCGTTGATCGAGGTGCCGGTTGGCGAAATGCCGAGCGTGTGGCCGGTGATCCGGGCGGGTTACCGGGCGTAGCGCCGGACTCAGTCCGCCGAGGAGCGCGCGGCGGTCCGCTCGGTTGGCCCGGGGAGCGGAGAGGTGCTCGGGAGCGTGAACGTAAACGTGCTTCCCGCGTTCACCCGGCTCGCCGCTCCGATGCGGCCGCCGTGGGCCTCGACGATGTGCCTGGCGATCGCCAGGCCCAGCCCCGTTCCTCCGCCCTCGCGTGAGCGCGAGCGTTCCACGCGGTAGAATCGGTCGAAGACCCGAAGGAGATCGTCGGCGGGAATTCCGCGGCCGGTGTCCGAGACCGAAACACTGACCTCGGCGGCCGCCCCCAGTAGCGAGACTTCGACCGTGCCCCCGTCCGGCGTAAACTTGATCGCGTTGTCGAGCAGGTTGGTCAGTACCTGAAGGATTCGGTCCCGGTCGGCCAGGGCAACGACGGGCCCCGCGCACGTCGAGCGGAGCGCGACCCGGTGCCGATCGGCCTGGGGGCGCATCCGGCTCAGCGCTTCGGCGACGAGCTCGTCCAGCCTGACGGGGGCGGGCTCGAGGGACACCGTCTTGGACTCCAGGCGTGAGAGATCCATCAGGTCGTCCACCAGCTTCATCAGACGGGTCGCCTCGCTGTCGATGATCGTGAGGAAGCGACGGCACGTCGTCTCGTCGGCGATCGCCCCGGCCAGCAGCGTCTCGGTGAATCCCTTGATCGATGTCAATGGCGTGCGCAGCTCGTGGGAGACATTGGCGGTGAGTTCCCGCCGCAGCCGCTCGGTCCGGCGGAGTTCGGTGGCGTCCCGCACGACCGCAACCGCCCCGGACGCTTCGCCGTCCTGCCCTCCCAGCGGCGTGGCGTGCAGGTCCAGGATCCGCTCGCCGCGGGGGTCGGGGCTGAATTCCTCGGCGACGTCGCGCCGCTCGGCCGCCGCCGTTTCGATCCACCGGCAGCTGGGGTGATCGCCCAGCACGTCCCGCAGCCGGCGTCCCCGGGCGACGGCGGTGAGGCCCAACAGCTCCTCGGCGGCGCGGTTAAAGAGGAGGATCGTGCCCTTCGCGTCGACGGCGACCACGGCATCGCTCATGCTCGAGATGATCGCCTCGATCTTGTAGCGCTCCTCGGTCACGGCGGCCAACTTGAGGCGCAGTTCCTCCGCCATCGCGTTGAAGGTGCTGGCGAGGTGACCGATCTCGTCCCGGCTGCGGATCGTGGCCCGGGCGGACAGATCGCCCGCGGAGATCCGGGTCGCCGCCCGGGAGAGTTCGAGCACAGGGGCGGCCAGCGCGCGGGCGCGCCACGTGCCGAGCAGCAGGGCGACGACGATGCCGGCGAGCAGCGCCTCCCCCAGCGCCTTCCACACCTCATCGAGCGCCCGATCGACCCACCGGCGCGGCACGCTGACCTCGACGACCCCGACGGTCGCTCCTCCCACCTTCATCGGCGCGGCGGCGAAGATGCGGACCTCGCCGCTCCTCCCATCGGGCCGGATCACGGTGGTGGGTTTGTCGGCGAGGGCGGAGGCCACCTCGGGCGCCACCGGACCGCCGACCTGGTCGGCCCACCGCCCGGTCGGCGGCGGCTGCCCGCTGGCGTCCTTCACCCCGATGTACACGCCGTCGCGCCACGACGAGCCGCTGGCGATGTCGTCGAGGCGGGCGATACTTGCCCCGTTCATCTGGTAGTTCGCGAGCATCCGCGCGGTGGTCTTCGCTTCGTTCAGCACGGCGCGCTGGTAGTCGTTCACGTACACGCGGGAGATGTTGGGGATCAGCACGGCCGCGGCGATGCCGAGCGAGAACAGGACCAGCAGCAGGTAGGTGCTGGTCAGTTTCCAGCGCAGGCTGCGGCTCATGTCGGATCCTTCTTCAGCTTATAGCCGACCCCGCGCACCGTCGTGATGTAGGTGGGGGTGTTGGGGTCATCCTCGATCTTTTCGCGCAGGCGGCTGATGTGCATATCCACCGTGCGGGTGCTGCCGAAGTAATCGTAGCCCCAGATGTGCTCGAGCAGAAAGTCGCGGGTGAAGACCCGGTTGGGGTGGCCCATCAGCAGTTGCAGCAGGTCGAACTCCTTGGTCGTCAGGTCGACCACCCGTCCGCGCAGCCGCACTTCGTGCGTGGTCGGATCGAGCGCCAGGCCGCCGATCGAGAGCGGCGCACTCCCCGGCCGCTCCACCCCCCGGGCGGTCCGCCGCAGGATCGCGCGCACCCGGGCGACGAGTTCCCGCGGGCTGAACGGCTTGGTCACATAGTCATCCGCACCCAGTTCGAGCCCCACCACCCGCTCTTGCTCGCCGTCCTTGGCCGTGAGCATGAGGATGGGGACCGACGACTCGCGCCGGATGTGGCGGCAGACTTCCAAGCCATCGACGTACGGGAGCATCAGGTCCAGGATCACAAGGTCGGGGGTCTCGGCTTTCGCCTTCGCCAGGGCCTCGTGGCCGTCGTAGGCGACGGACACCTCAAACCCCTCGTGGGCAAGGTTGTAGCGGACCAGTTCCACGATGTGCGGCTCGTCGTCAACGATCAGGATACGCCCGCCGGGTTGACTCTCGGTTTTCGGTGCGATCGTCGGCACCTTCTGCCCTCCGTCTTGTTCGCATCTATATTAGCATTGTCGAGCAGGCCTGTACGACGGGTGTCACGGTTTGGTGACGAATCGGTAACGCCCCCGCGGATGGCGGCCGCAGCTCTGCCGCTCGAGGGGGCAGGGGAGGTCTTCCCGTGCGTCGAAGGCCCAGGAGCGAACGACGGTTCGCGACAGGCAACCGCACAGCCCCCGGTCGAACGGCGCGGGGGCGCCCCGGATGGAGAGTTCCCAAAGGGAGGCCGTTTCGTGGAGTCGTTTACATTTCCGCCTGCGCCCAACCCCCAGATCACGGAGTGGCCGGGCACGCCCATCGGCAGAAGCAACACCATCACCCGGACGAAGACCCGCACCGCCGTGCACGACAAGAACCTCGACCGCGTCGAGGGCAGGCGGGACGAGTTGGTCGCGGCCGCCGTGGAACACCTGGTCAAGCGCGCCGGCAAGGATGCGCTCTACCTGCAGGATGTGATCATCCATGGGGTGCGCGTGCGCGCGATCACGAACTCCACCCACCTCCACACCCTCTGGTCGCTGAACTGGTACAGTCCGGAGGAGTGGCAGCGGACCACCGGCCTCACCCCTCCGCGGCAGCCCCAGGTCACGGTGTACGCGCTCGGCGGGGTGAACGACCAGGCGGAGGCCGCCTACTACAGCCGGCGCACGAACACGATCGTGTTTTTCAACACGGCCTACTATGGGCAGCTCAAGTCGTGGGTCCTCGGCGCGGTGGGACGGGTCCTGGCCGAGGAGTGGGGGATCCACAGCATCCACGGCGCCTGCGTCGAGAAGGACGGGGAAGGGGTGCTGTACATCGCCCCCACCGGCACCGGCAAAAGCACGTCCTCCTACGGGCTCCAGGCCACGTACCCGAACACCCGGTTCCACTCCGACGACTGGGTGTACGTCCGCTACGCCTGCGCGATGCGCGACGGCCGCCGGATCGCCCCCTTCGAGATCGTCCCGTCGCGCGGGGAACCGATCCGCGGCTACCGCGTGTTCCGGTGGCTGGAGGAGCGCCGGGGCGAGGGCGGTCAGGTGCGCGGGCTCGATCTGGAGAATCGCGAGACCACCGTCCCCCTGGCGTCGATCGATCTCGGGCAGCCCATCCAGGCGTACGCCTACACGAGCGAGAAGATCTTTTACCTCCGCACCAACCTGGTGAGCAGTTTCCCGCTGTCCGCCCACGAGATGCTGCGTTCGTGCCTGGAGAACGTGCCGGACGTCCTGCCCACGTTCATCGAAGTTCACCGGGCCGATCTCGACGCGCTGACGGAGGCCGTCCGTCGGGACTCGGGGCCGGCCGGGGATTTCTTTCAGGCGATGGACCCGGACCAGATTCGTACGCTCCTGGCGCGGCTGATCGCCTTCGACAACGGTCGGGCGATGCTGGACATCACCCGCATCCTCCCCCCCGCCCGCGTGGTTTCGAACCCCATGGCGCCGACGCGGTTGGGCAGCGTGATCCTGCTGAAGCGGGATCCGCGCGAGCAGACGGTGCTGGAATCCCTGTCGGTGGAGAAGTTTATCGGCCGCCTCCTCCGCGGCGAGACCCCCGACCGGAAGAAAGAGACCGCGTACAACGCCTACCGGGCGGTCGACGACGAGGCCGAGCGGCGGTTCATCGACCGGCTGGAAGCGGAGATCGCACCGGGCGGAAGGGCCGAACTCCTCTACCCGGCGTTGATGCGCCACCAGGACACACCCGAGACCCTGGCCGAGGAGGTCGAGCTGTTTCGGATCCTGCACCGCTCGTGCCGGTGCTACGACCTCAACACCATCCTGACCGCCGATCCCCAGGTGCACGGCCTGCAAGAGGCGGTGGCCGCGACGATGGCGCTGATCGCGTACGCGCTCGCCGTCCGCCGGGGGAACGTGCTCCTGACCATCGGCGACTATCGCCGGGCGCTCACCTCGCCTCCGGTCTCGGCTTGAGCCGCGACCCGAGTGCGGCGGAGCGGGCGCTCATTCCCCGCCACCGAGGAGACGACTGATGGAGCCGCACGCGTACGCGCAGGAGCACCGGGCCCGCTTTACCGATGCGCTGAAGGAGTTCGTCCGCATCCCGAGCATCAGCACGTTGCCGGCGCACCACGCGGATCTGGGGCGGGCCGCGGAGTGGATCGCCGGTCGTCTCACGGAGATCGGGCTGTCGGCCCGGGTGATGCCGAACGGGACGCACCCCGCGGTGTACGCGGAGTGGACCGGTGCGCCCGGGGCGGCCACGCTGCTCTGCTACGGGCACTACGACGTTCAGCCTCCCGACCCGCTCGACCTGTGGACCTCGCCGCCCTTCGACCCCACGCAGCGGGGCGACGACCTCTACGGCCGCGGCGCCTCCGACGACAAGGGGCAGCTCTTGATCGAGGTGTTCGCGGTCGAGTCGCTGCTCCGGGCCACCGGCCGGTTGCCCCTCAACATCAAGTTCATCGTGGAGGGCGAAGAGGAGATCGGCAGCCCGAGGATGATCCCGTTGATCAAGAAGCACCGGCAGCTCCTCCGGGCGGACGTCTCGCTGGTGTGCGACGGGAGCTTTTACGCGCCCGATCACCCGTCGCTGGTGACGGGCCTGCGCGGGATGCTCTACACCGAGGTCGAGCTCCAGGGCGCCAACCGGGACCTGCACTCCGGCATCTTCGGGGGCGCCGCCCCCAACCCCGTGGATGGGTTGGCCCGGATCATCGCCGGGCTGAAGGACCGCCGCGGGCGGGTGACGATTCCCCGATACTATGCCCCCGTCGCCCCCCCCACCGATTTCGAGCGGCGCAGCTGGGCGCAGCTCGGGTTCCGGGACGAAGCGTACCTCTCGGATCTGGGCGTGGGGGACGCCCCGGGCGAGGACGGATACTCCATCCTCGAGCGGCGGTGGGCGCGTCCCACCTTGGAGGTCCACGGGATCGCGGGAGGGTACACCGGTCCCGGAGCGAAGACCGTTATCCCCTCCCGCGCGACCGCCAAGATCAGCATGCGCCTCGTGCCGGACCAGCGACCTCAGGCGGTCCTGCGCGCGTTCACCCGCAAGGTGCAGCGGCTGACCCCCGCCGGGCTCCGTGCCGAGGTCCGGTTGCTCGGCGCCGGGGCGCCGCTCGCGGTGTCCCCCGACGCGCCCGCGATCCGCACCGCCGCCCGGGCGTTGGAGGAGGTCTTCCACCGCCCCCCGGCCTTCATCCGCGAGGGGGGGAGCGTTCCCGTCGCCGCCGAGTTCCAGCATGTGCTCGGCGCGCCGCCCGTGCTGATGGGGTTCGGGCTGCCCGACGACAACCTGCACTCCCCCAACGAGAAGCTCCACCTGCCGAACTTCACCCGCGGAATCGAGGCGGTCATCCGGTTCATCCAGTTGCTGGGGGAGGGCGGGGCGGGGTGACCCGGTAGTGCGCGGCACGATGCGGGCGCTGGTGAAGCCCGCGGCCGGGCCCGGGCTCGAGATCCGATCGCTGCCGATCCCCACCCCCGGCTCCGGTCAGGTGCTGGTCCGCGTCCACGCCGGTGGTATCTGCGGCACCGATCTGCACATCGAGCGGTGGGATCCGTGGGCGGCCGGCCGCCTCCGCCCCCCGCGGGTGATCGGCCACGAGTTCTGCGGCACGGTCGTCGAGCTCGGTCCCGACGTGCACGGCGTGTCGGTCGGCGACTTCATCGCCGGGGAATCTCACGTCAGCTGCGGGCACTGCCACCTCTGCCGGCGCGGCGAGGCCCACATCTGCGAGGCCCTGGAGATCATCGGCGTCGATCGCGATGGGGCCTTCGCCGACTACGTGGTGGTTCCCGCGCCGAACGCCTGGAAGATGGCCCCGG
This genomic stretch from bacterium harbors:
- a CDS encoding dipeptidase, with amino-acid sequence MEPHAYAQEHRARFTDALKEFVRIPSISTLPAHHADLGRAAEWIAGRLTEIGLSARVMPNGTHPAVYAEWTGAPGAATLLCYGHYDVQPPDPLDLWTSPPFDPTQRGDDLYGRGASDDKGQLLIEVFAVESLLRATGRLPLNIKFIVEGEEEIGSPRMIPLIKKHRQLLRADVSLVCDGSFYAPDHPSLVTGLRGMLYTEVELQGANRDLHSGIFGGAAPNPVDGLARIIAGLKDRRGRVTIPRYYAPVAPPTDFERRSWAQLGFRDEAYLSDLGVGDAPGEDGYSILERRWARPTLEVHGIAGGYTGPGAKTVIPSRATAKISMRLVPDQRPQAVLRAFTRKVQRLTPAGLRAEVRLLGAGAPLAVSPDAPAIRTAARALEEVFHRPPAFIREGGSVPVAAEFQHVLGAPPVLMGFGLPDDNLHSPNEKLHLPNFTRGIEAVIRFIQLLGEGGAG
- a CDS encoding ABC transporter ATP-binding protein, with the translated sequence MTDHPASALLEIEDLHVSYGAIHALRGVSFEVAAGKIVTLIGANGAGKSTTLNTISGLLRPHQGRVRMAGEDLTAVPPHEIVLKGIVQVPEGRRIFGRLSVLENLEMGAFTRTDAGEIREDLARVFALFPRLKERMHQVAGTLSGGEQQMLAMGRALMARPKVLLMDEPSMGLAPILVEQIFEAILDINRQGTTILLVEQNAYMALTIADRGYVLQTGGIVLQGEAAQLAANEEVKRAYLGE
- a CDS encoding response regulator transcription factor, encoding MPTIAPKTESQPGGRILIVDDEPHIVELVRYNLAHEGFEVSVAYDGHEALAKAKAETPDLVILDLMLPYVDGLEVCRHIRRESSVPILMLTAKDGEQERVVGLELGADDYVTKPFSPRELVARVRAILRRTARGVERPGSAPLSIGGLALDPTTHEVRLRGRVVDLTTKEFDLLQLLMGHPNRVFTRDFLLEHIWGYDYFGSTRTVDMHISRLREKIEDDPNTPTYITTVRGVGYKLKKDPT
- a CDS encoding ATP-binding protein, whose amino-acid sequence is MSRSLRWKLTSTYLLLVLFSLGIAAAVLIPNISRVYVNDYQRAVLNEAKTTARMLANYQMNGASIARLDDIASGSSWRDGVYIGVKDASGQPPPTGRWADQVGGPVAPEVASALADKPTTVIRPDGRSGEVRIFAAAPMKVGGATVGVVEVSVPRRWVDRALDEVWKALGEALLAGIVVALLLGTWRARALAAPVLELSRAATRISAGDLSARATIRSRDEIGHLASTFNAMAEELRLKLAAVTEERYKIEAIISSMSDAVVAVDAKGTILLFNRAAEELLGLTAVARGRRLRDVLGDHPSCRWIETAAAERRDVAEEFSPDPRGERILDLHATPLGGQDGEASGAVAVVRDATELRRTERLRRELTANVSHELRTPLTSIKGFTETLLAGAIADETTCRRFLTIIDSEATRLMKLVDDLMDLSRLESKTVSLEPAPVRLDELVAEALSRMRPQADRHRVALRSTCAGPVVALADRDRILQVLTNLLDNAIKFTPDGGTVEVSLLGAAAEVSVSVSDTGRGIPADDLLRVFDRFYRVERSRSREGGGTGLGLAIARHIVEAHGGRIGAASRVNAGSTFTFTLPSTSPLPGPTERTAARSSAD
- a CDS encoding thiamine pyrophosphate-dependent enzyme; amino-acid sequence: MPTWESEGVLRGTLEEVGCVSVTETRQGTVTRLTGGQALVACLKAQGIEVVFGLPGVQLDWLFDALYLERDAIRVVHTRHEQATSYMADGYARTTGRVGVCVMVPGPGVLNATAGLATAYACSSPVLCLTGQIPSKLIGVGRGLLHEIRDQLGALRSVTKWAARASTPEEIPGVVLEAFRQLHTGHVRPVAIEVPLDTLAATADVTLIGRVAGERRTGDADAIERAAKVLGAAERPSIFVGGGVIRAEAWEPLGQLAEMLQAPVVMSSNGKGALSDRHYLAHTMVAAQDLLPQSDAVLICGTRFLQPANSTWGPTWSRRDGQTLVQIDIDPEEIGRNCTPAIGIEADARWGLEELVARVPRHNRKRGSRRDEMLAEKQRADALLQAVQPQAAFAAVIREALPEDGILVCESTQVGYWAQYGGFPVYLPRTFLTSGYQGTLGYGFATALGAQVGAPGRKVVSINGDGGFMYTMQELSTVVRHGINVVAIVFNDNAFGNVRRIQRDSFGGRLIASDLVNPDFLKLAEAFGVDGYRAEGPEGLRPVLSRALGNDRPALIEVPVGEMPSVWPVIRAGYRA